A stretch of Sphingorhabdus sp. YGSMI21 DNA encodes these proteins:
- a CDS encoding DUF177 domain-containing protein: MDKPEFSHIVRLSEIGAAPRTGELSANEEERAKLAERFDLPKISTLDARYSLIPGENRIGFTGRIESDLQQRCSITGESFQVRLREDFDIAFVPQLEIEGADEEIELTEEDCDIIEYENGQLDLGEAIAQTLYLALDPFPRGPNADAVAQEVLKSEEEAGPFGALAALKDKLP; the protein is encoded by the coding sequence ATGGACAAGCCGGAATTTTCCCATATCGTCAGATTGTCGGAAATCGGAGCCGCCCCGCGCACGGGCGAACTGTCCGCAAACGAGGAAGAGCGTGCAAAGCTGGCAGAAAGATTTGACCTGCCGAAAATTTCCACGCTGGATGCCCGCTACAGTTTGATACCCGGCGAAAATCGCATCGGGTTTACCGGACGGATCGAATCCGATCTGCAACAACGATGCTCGATCACGGGGGAAAGCTTTCAGGTTCGGCTCCGCGAGGATTTCGATATTGCCTTTGTCCCGCAGCTGGAAATCGAGGGGGCGGACGAGGAGATCGAACTGACCGAAGAAGATTGCGACATCATCGAATATGAAAACGGCCAGCTGGATCTTGGCGAAGCCATCGCCCAGACGCTCTATCTGGCGCTTGATCCCTTTCCACGCGGTCCCAATGCCGATGCGGTGGCACAGGAAGTGCTCAAATCGGAAGAAGAAGCCGGGCCCTTTGGCGCGCTGGCAGCGCTGAAGGACAAGCTGCCCTAA
- a CDS encoding NADP-dependent malic enzyme, giving the protein MRRQNLADQNDNDLEFSEREALLFHSHGRPGKIEIIASKPMATQRDLSLAYSPGVAVPVRAIAEDPSKAYDYTAKGNLVAVISNGTAILGLGNLGALAAKPVMEGKAVLFKRFADVDSIDLELDTEDADAFINAVQLMEPSFGGINLEDIAAPDCFIIEQTLRDRMNIPVFHDDQHGTAIIAAAGLINACLLTDRKIEDIKVVVNGAGAAAIACASLIKSLGVPHDNLTMCDRTGVIYRGRDDVDQWKSAHAIDTDDRTLTDALSGADVFLGLSAAGALKPEMVKDMAPQPIIFAMANPDPEITPPDAKAARPDAIIATGRSDYPNQVNNVIGFPFIFRGALDVRATRINEEMKVAAAHAIAELAREQVPEEVAAAYGGKAPSFGVEYIIPAPFDPRLMDVVSAAVAKAAMDSGVAQKPIEDLDAYRQSLKARLNPTTSVLTQAYEACRLSPKRVIFAEAEEAVVLRAAIQFRDGGYGTPVLVGRDDRVRQQLIELGVSDPDSFEVHNSRNSPLVPDMVNMLYERLHRRGFMERDIKRMVNQDRNIFGSALLAMDQGDAMITGVTRPYSQTFRDVAKVIDVEKGRTALGIHVMVGQHHTVFMADTTVNERPSAHELADIAEQTAAVARQMGHEPRVAFLSYSTFGNPEGRWLENLREAVALLDQRRVTFEYEGEMAPDVALNPKLMGNYPFSRLSQPANVLVMPGLQSANLSAKLLRELGGDSVIGPMLVGLEKSVQIATMASTASELVTLAVLAASGIAK; this is encoded by the coding sequence ATGCGGAGACAAAATTTGGCCGACCAGAACGATAATGATCTAGAATTTTCCGAACGGGAAGCTCTGCTGTTTCACTCCCACGGTCGCCCAGGGAAAATCGAGATTATTGCCTCCAAGCCGATGGCGACCCAGCGCGATCTCAGCCTCGCCTATTCGCCCGGTGTTGCCGTTCCGGTCCGTGCCATCGCCGAAGACCCCTCAAAGGCCTACGATTATACCGCCAAGGGCAATCTGGTCGCAGTCATCTCCAACGGCACCGCAATTCTTGGCCTCGGCAATCTCGGCGCGCTGGCTGCCAAGCCCGTGATGGAAGGCAAGGCCGTCCTGTTCAAGCGCTTCGCCGATGTCGATTCGATCGATCTGGAGCTCGACACCGAGGACGCAGACGCATTTATCAATGCCGTCCAGCTCATGGAACCCAGCTTTGGCGGCATCAATCTGGAAGATATCGCCGCTCCCGACTGTTTCATCATCGAGCAGACTTTGCGCGACCGGATGAATATTCCGGTGTTCCACGATGACCAGCACGGCACCGCGATCATCGCCGCCGCCGGGCTCATCAACGCCTGCCTGCTGACCGATCGCAAAATCGAGGATATCAAGGTTGTCGTCAATGGCGCGGGTGCCGCTGCCATCGCCTGTGCATCGCTGATCAAGAGCCTTGGCGTACCGCATGACAATCTGACCATGTGTGACAGGACCGGGGTGATCTATCGCGGTCGCGACGATGTCGACCAGTGGAAATCCGCCCATGCGATCGATACCGATGACCGGACGCTGACCGACGCGCTGTCCGGTGCCGACGTTTTCCTCGGCCTGTCCGCAGCCGGAGCCCTGAAGCCGGAAATGGTCAAGGATATGGCGCCGCAGCCAATCATCTTCGCCATGGCCAATCCCGATCCGGAAATCACCCCGCCCGATGCCAAGGCCGCGCGTCCCGACGCGATTATCGCCACCGGGCGTTCCGACTATCCCAACCAGGTCAATAATGTCATCGGCTTCCCCTTCATCTTCCGTGGGGCGCTGGATGTCCGCGCGACCCGGATCAACGAGGAAATGAAAGTGGCGGCAGCGCATGCGATTGCCGAGCTGGCGCGCGAGCAGGTTCCGGAAGAAGTGGCGGCCGCTTATGGCGGAAAAGCACCGAGCTTTGGCGTCGAATATATCATTCCGGCACCTTTTGACCCGCGCCTGATGGACGTGGTGTCCGCCGCCGTGGCCAAAGCGGCCATGGATAGCGGTGTGGCCCAGAAACCGATCGAGGACCTCGACGCCTACCGGCAGAGCCTGAAGGCGCGGCTCAATCCGACCACATCGGTTCTTACCCAGGCTTACGAAGCCTGCCGCCTGTCGCCGAAACGCGTCATATTCGCCGAAGCCGAAGAAGCCGTTGTATTGCGGGCCGCGATCCAGTTCCGCGATGGCGGTTATGGCACGCCGGTTCTTGTCGGCCGCGATGATCGTGTTCGCCAGCAGCTTATCGAACTGGGCGTCAGCGATCCGGACAGTTTTGAGGTCCATAACAGCCGCAACAGTCCGCTGGTTCCCGACATGGTGAACATGCTGTATGAACGTCTCCACCGGCGCGGATTCATGGAACGCGATATCAAGCGCATGGTCAACCAGGACCGGAATATTTTCGGCTCCGCGCTGCTCGCCATGGATCAGGGCGATGCCATGATCACCGGTGTGACCCGCCCTTATTCGCAGACCTTCCGCGATGTCGCCAAGGTAATCGACGTCGAGAAGGGCCGCACCGCCCTTGGCATCCATGTCATGGTCGGCCAGCATCACACGGTTTTCATGGCCGACACGACGGTCAATGAACGGCCGTCGGCTCATGAACTGGCGGATATCGCCGAACAGACCGCTGCGGTCGCCCGGCAAATGGGCCACGAACCGCGCGTTGCCTTCCTCAGCTATTCGACTTTCGGCAATCCCGAGGGACGCTGGCTGGAGAATCTGCGCGAAGCCGTGGCGCTGCTCGATCAGCGGCGCGTCACCTTCGAATATGAAGGCGAAATGGCGCCGGATGTCGCCCTCAACCCGAAGCTGATGGGCAATTACCCATTTAGCCGCCTGTCACAACCCGCCAATGTGCTGGTCATGCCAGGACTGCAATCGGCCAATCTTTCGGCAAAATTGCTGCGCGAACTGGGTGGCGATTCGGTCATCGGTCCGATGCTGGTCGGTCTCGAAAAATCGGTCCAGATCGCCACCATGGCATCCACGGCGTCGGAACTGGTCACACTCGCGGTGCTGGCCGCCAGCGGCATCGCCAAATAG
- the bamE gene encoding outer membrane protein assembly factor BamE yields the protein MSAMVGNIKKYSLWLGLVAGTMTVAGCTQVRGHQGYIADQMLMSTIQAGVDNRQSVEASLGRPTFTGQFDDNTWYYLSRDTRQYGFNNPRPREQQVMRVIFDADGNVTAVDRTGLELVASISPDGDKTPTLGRERSFFEELFGNIGAVGAPGAQGASNDPTMP from the coding sequence ATGAGTGCAATGGTCGGCAATATCAAGAAATACAGTCTGTGGCTCGGCCTGGTGGCCGGCACGATGACGGTCGCCGGGTGCACGCAGGTGCGCGGGCATCAGGGATATATTGCCGATCAGATGCTGATGTCTACGATCCAGGCCGGCGTTGACAACCGGCAGTCGGTCGAGGCTTCGCTAGGGCGTCCGACCTTCACCGGCCAGTTTGACGACAATACCTGGTATTATCTGTCCCGCGATACCCGCCAATATGGCTTTAACAATCCGCGGCCCCGCGAACAGCAGGTGATGCGCGTGATTTTCGATGCCGATGGCAATGTAACCGCGGTCGATCGCACCGGCCTGGAACTGGTCGCGAGCATCAGCCCGGATGGTGACAAGACGCCGACCCTGGGGCGCGAGCGTTCCTTCTTCGAGGAACTGTTCGGCAATATCGGCGCAGTTGGCGCGCCCGGCGCGCAAGGCGCGAGCAACGATCCTACGATGCCCTGA
- a CDS encoding ubiquinol-cytochrome C chaperone family protein: MSFFSKIFSRDNPNAGMQPLYNAIVGEGRQLAWYEEAQVPDTIDGRFDMIAAIFSLVLIRLEKDEERGQDIAWLTEIFISDMEGQLRQIGIGDMVVGKHVGRMMGALGGRVGAYRDALEKGAELKDAIVRNIFRGAKPDDAALDLLASRLAAYHAALGDCSSDAIVAGHLPASEAAA; this comes from the coding sequence ATGTCCTTTTTCAGCAAGATATTTTCCCGAGACAATCCCAATGCCGGGATGCAGCCATTATACAACGCAATTGTTGGCGAGGGACGACAACTGGCCTGGTATGAAGAGGCACAGGTACCCGATACGATCGACGGGCGGTTCGACATGATTGCGGCGATATTCTCGCTGGTGTTGATCCGGCTGGAGAAAGACGAGGAACGGGGGCAGGATATCGCCTGGCTAACCGAGATTTTCATCAGCGACATGGAAGGACAATTGCGGCAGATCGGCATCGGCGACATGGTGGTCGGCAAGCATGTCGGCCGGATGATGGGCGCTCTTGGCGGCCGGGTTGGTGCTTATCGCGATGCCCTGGAAAAAGGCGCGGAGCTGAAAGACGCCATCGTGCGCAATATTTTTCGCGGCGCGAAGCCGGATGACGCGGCGCTCGATTTGCTCGCCAGCCGCTTGGCGGCTTATCATGCCGCGCTGGGCGATTGCAGCAGCGATGCCATTGTCGCCGGCCACTTGCCGGCCAGCGAAGCGGCTGCGTAA